One Falsihalocynthiibacter arcticus DNA segment encodes these proteins:
- a CDS encoding MBL fold metallo-hydrolase, whose protein sequence is MTKIRAVHRFFPVGQGLFATGSVESWPPLPKRPRNIKYAGQTRPAPVGPYRWVYDCGSSSGKRLVTNAIADLKRDSGGARIDLLTLSHFHNDHISGVVELLGEIGAKTVMLPWAPLWHRLLIGFEQGLRAEDPELSFYVDPVQYFIQEAGDGFEHVLFVMPSNDDGPPFPTEPTAAPEPSEDLDDPDKPSVPGESVSYGDLEWAYGHLDHRIRMLRSGKAIVIHGVWEFLPYNDPATEPDDPFGFASKVESYRGALLNGNEDERQSALDNLRTLYETAFGRGAAMNNVSLMLYGGAVGPWTGQRICDCECLYHRLIGVCGCWKEHETRGAILLTGDGNLESSAKWGSLEGYLDARRARRVSVFQVAHHGAQANWHDGLAALVAPKISVFSSDPACSYGHPHAEVLRDFWTFGPIQVDQQSGFSFRICLER, encoded by the coding sequence ATGACCAAAATTCGCGCGGTCCATCGGTTCTTCCCAGTCGGTCAGGGGCTGTTCGCTACCGGTTCGGTAGAGTCCTGGCCACCTCTGCCCAAAAGGCCTCGTAATATCAAGTACGCAGGTCAGACTAGACCGGCTCCCGTTGGACCGTACCGATGGGTCTATGACTGTGGGTCCAGTTCCGGAAAACGACTGGTCACCAATGCGATCGCCGATCTGAAACGGGACTCCGGAGGGGCGAGGATAGACCTGCTGACCCTGTCGCATTTCCACAATGACCATATCAGCGGCGTCGTTGAGCTTTTAGGGGAGATCGGTGCGAAAACGGTTATGCTTCCGTGGGCACCTCTGTGGCACCGGCTGTTGATCGGTTTTGAACAAGGGCTGAGGGCGGAAGATCCCGAGTTGTCCTTCTATGTCGATCCCGTGCAATACTTCATCCAAGAAGCGGGTGACGGTTTTGAGCACGTCCTGTTTGTTATGCCCTCTAACGATGATGGGCCGCCATTCCCGACCGAACCGACCGCAGCCCCCGAACCGTCGGAAGACTTAGATGACCCCGACAAGCCGTCTGTGCCTGGCGAATCAGTTTCATATGGCGATTTGGAATGGGCATACGGTCACTTGGACCATCGCATTCGGATGCTTCGTTCTGGTAAGGCCATTGTCATCCATGGGGTTTGGGAATTTCTGCCCTACAATGATCCCGCTACAGAACCTGATGATCCATTCGGGTTTGCGTCAAAAGTGGAGTCTTATCGAGGAGCGCTGCTGAACGGCAACGAAGACGAACGGCAAAGCGCTCTTGATAACCTGCGGACACTCTATGAGACTGCCTTCGGTCGTGGGGCGGCCATGAACAATGTCAGTCTAATGCTTTATGGCGGTGCGGTTGGCCCCTGGACAGGGCAGAGAATCTGCGATTGCGAATGCTTGTATCACCGACTTATCGGCGTTTGCGGCTGTTGGAAAGAACATGAAACGAGAGGAGCGATCCTGTTAACCGGCGATGGGAACTTGGAAAGCTCTGCAAAGTGGGGCAGCTTAGAGGGGTACCTCGATGCGCGCCGCGCAAGACGGGTTAGCGTATTTCAGGTTGCGCATCATGGTGCGCAGGCAAATTGGCACGATGGCCTTGCTGCACTTGTTGCGCCGAAGATAAGCGTATTCAGCTCTGATCCGGCCTGTAGCTACGGCCACCCGCATGCAGAAGTGCTGCG
- a CDS encoding restriction endonuclease subunit S has translation MKQPTKQYVPLEPLAEQHRIVAKVDSLMAFCDQLEASLTTTRSKLLNALLHEALEPALETINA, from the coding sequence ATGAAACAGCCGACCAAGCAGTATGTCCCCCTCGAGCCTCTCGCCGAACAACACCGCATTGTGGCAAAGGTCGATTCGCTGATGGCCTTCTGCGATCAGTTGGAAGCCAGCCTCACCACCACCCGCAGCAAACTCCTGAACGCCCTTCTGCACGAGGCGCTGGAACCTGCTTTAGAAACCATCAACGCATGA